In the Malus domestica chromosome 16, GDT2T_hap1 genome, one interval contains:
- the LOC103425576 gene encoding WRKY transcription factor 72B-like isoform X1, with the protein MEIPTRPSKALMENNNTHEEKSFLGKTDVEDNTVKSDGDHEEGTPMETTKQDEMQSAKAEMVKVREENEKLKLLLSQISRDYQYLQMHLHGLLQNEEETKKCTDASSSSTARDFTHEQNIEEADDLVSLSLGRTSSSIDQPRKDGRSQLSSTNGKDDDDDDKMLHGAGLALELGCRSEPAADQSTDNSSGGPKEDDQTEIWPPSKTLKTTRSGEDEVSQQTHLKKARVSVRARCDAPTMNDGCQWRKYGQKIAKGNPCPRAYYRCTVSPSCPVRKQVQRNSKDMSILITTYEGSHNHPLSMSATAMASTTSAAASMLQSHSSTSQQGLFNSATAPISASTNLQGLNFSGTSTLSQNSRLPQQHFYFPNSSVSTNNSHPTITLDLTVPTPSHFGRFPLASGSSFSSNPRYTSTSFNFSSSLDHNNTLQLQSPWNSISHTASGYFNYGNYGNRINQVGSALNIGKQPIFQEHNKLYQSHVQNQNASPPPPPLHHPQMSTNSIATATKAITLNPNFQSALAAALTSFLGNGGTSSTTGIRENHKSGTIVESSSGLKLKPSESLTSNSISHQAKME; encoded by the exons TGTGGAAGACAATACTGTGAAATCGGATGGTGATCATGAAGAGGGTACTCCCATGGAGACAACCAAG CAGGATGAAATGCAATCAGCAAAAGCAGAAATGGTCAAGGTTAGGGAAGAAAACGAAAAGCTAAAGCTGTTATTATCCCAAATCTCGAGGGATTACCAGTATCTGCAGATGCATCTTCATGGCCTTCttcaaaatgaagaagaaactaAGAAATGTACCGATGCTAGTAGTAGCAGTACTGCTCGTGATTTTACGCATGagcaaaatattgaagaagCTGATGACCTAGTATCTCTTAGCCTTGGGAGAACCTCAAGTAGTATTGATCAGCCCAGAAAGGATGGTCGGAGCCAGTTGAGTTCTACTAATGGAAAAGATGACGACGATGATGATAAAATGCTGCATGGAGCTGGACTTGCACTGGAGTTGGGCTGCAGATCTGAACCAGCTGCTGATCAGTCAACTGATAATAGCTCTGGAGGCCCGAAGGAAGACGACCAGACTGAGATATGGCCGCCTAGTAAGACGTTGAAGACGACGAGAAGTGGAGAGGATGAGGTTTCACAGCAAACCCATTTAAAGAAAGCTAGGGTTTCTGTCAGAGCTAGATGCGATGCTCCCACG aTGAATGATGGATGTCAATGGAGAAAATATGGACAGAAAATAGCAAAAGGAAATCCATGCCCTAGAGCGTACTACCGTTGCACAGTCTCACCGTCTTGCCCTGTGAGAAAACAG GTGCAAAGAAATTCCAAGGACATGTCCATACTAATCACAACCtacgaaggaagccacaaccaCCCACTTTCAATGTCAGCCACAGCTATGGCCTCGACCACCTCCGCCGCTGCTTCCATGCTTCAGTCTCACTCATCCACCTCCCAACAAGGCCTCTTCAACTCCGCCACCGCGCCCATCTCCGCCTCCACTAATCTCCAAGGACTAAACTTCAGTGGTACTAGTACTCTCTCTCAAAATTCAAGGCTACCACAGCAACATTTCTACTTCCCCAACAGTTCAGTCTCAACCAACAATTCCCACCCAACTATCACCCTTGATCTCACCGTCCCAACTCCCTCTCATTTCGGAAGATTCCCCTTGGCCTCGGGCAGCAGcttttcttccaacccaagatATACTTCAACATCTTTCAACTTCTCGTCTTCTTTAGACCACAATAACACATTGCAGTTGCAATCTCCTTGGAACAGCATCAGTCACACAGCCTCTGGATATTTCAATTATGGGAATTATGGGAATAGAATTAACCAAGTTGGATCAGCCCTAAACATCGGAAAGCAACCAATCTTTCAAGAACATAATAAATTGTACCAATCCCACGTACAAAATCAAAAcgcctctcctcctcctcctccccttcATCATCCTCAGATGTCAACCAACTCAATAGCCACAGCCACAAAGGCAATCACATTGAACCCGAACTTTCAATCGGCTTTGGCAGCTGCACTTACATCATTTCTAGGCAATGGGGGTACTAGCAGCACTACTGGGATCAGAGAAAACCATAAAAGTGGGACTATTGTAGAAAGTTCTTCTGGGCTGAAATTGAAGCCGAGTGAGTCGTTGACGTCGAATTCAATATCCCATCAAGCCAAAATGGAATAG
- the LOC103425576 gene encoding WRKY transcription factor 72B-like isoform X2: MEIPTRPSKALMENNNTHEEKSFLGKTDVEDNTVKSDGDHEEGTPMETTKDEMQSAKAEMVKVREENEKLKLLLSQISRDYQYLQMHLHGLLQNEEETKKCTDASSSSTARDFTHEQNIEEADDLVSLSLGRTSSSIDQPRKDGRSQLSSTNGKDDDDDDKMLHGAGLALELGCRSEPAADQSTDNSSGGPKEDDQTEIWPPSKTLKTTRSGEDEVSQQTHLKKARVSVRARCDAPTMNDGCQWRKYGQKIAKGNPCPRAYYRCTVSPSCPVRKQVQRNSKDMSILITTYEGSHNHPLSMSATAMASTTSAAASMLQSHSSTSQQGLFNSATAPISASTNLQGLNFSGTSTLSQNSRLPQQHFYFPNSSVSTNNSHPTITLDLTVPTPSHFGRFPLASGSSFSSNPRYTSTSFNFSSSLDHNNTLQLQSPWNSISHTASGYFNYGNYGNRINQVGSALNIGKQPIFQEHNKLYQSHVQNQNASPPPPPLHHPQMSTNSIATATKAITLNPNFQSALAAALTSFLGNGGTSSTTGIRENHKSGTIVESSSGLKLKPSESLTSNSISHQAKME; the protein is encoded by the exons TGTGGAAGACAATACTGTGAAATCGGATGGTGATCATGAAGAGGGTACTCCCATGGAGACAACCAAG GATGAAATGCAATCAGCAAAAGCAGAAATGGTCAAGGTTAGGGAAGAAAACGAAAAGCTAAAGCTGTTATTATCCCAAATCTCGAGGGATTACCAGTATCTGCAGATGCATCTTCATGGCCTTCttcaaaatgaagaagaaactaAGAAATGTACCGATGCTAGTAGTAGCAGTACTGCTCGTGATTTTACGCATGagcaaaatattgaagaagCTGATGACCTAGTATCTCTTAGCCTTGGGAGAACCTCAAGTAGTATTGATCAGCCCAGAAAGGATGGTCGGAGCCAGTTGAGTTCTACTAATGGAAAAGATGACGACGATGATGATAAAATGCTGCATGGAGCTGGACTTGCACTGGAGTTGGGCTGCAGATCTGAACCAGCTGCTGATCAGTCAACTGATAATAGCTCTGGAGGCCCGAAGGAAGACGACCAGACTGAGATATGGCCGCCTAGTAAGACGTTGAAGACGACGAGAAGTGGAGAGGATGAGGTTTCACAGCAAACCCATTTAAAGAAAGCTAGGGTTTCTGTCAGAGCTAGATGCGATGCTCCCACG aTGAATGATGGATGTCAATGGAGAAAATATGGACAGAAAATAGCAAAAGGAAATCCATGCCCTAGAGCGTACTACCGTTGCACAGTCTCACCGTCTTGCCCTGTGAGAAAACAG GTGCAAAGAAATTCCAAGGACATGTCCATACTAATCACAACCtacgaaggaagccacaaccaCCCACTTTCAATGTCAGCCACAGCTATGGCCTCGACCACCTCCGCCGCTGCTTCCATGCTTCAGTCTCACTCATCCACCTCCCAACAAGGCCTCTTCAACTCCGCCACCGCGCCCATCTCCGCCTCCACTAATCTCCAAGGACTAAACTTCAGTGGTACTAGTACTCTCTCTCAAAATTCAAGGCTACCACAGCAACATTTCTACTTCCCCAACAGTTCAGTCTCAACCAACAATTCCCACCCAACTATCACCCTTGATCTCACCGTCCCAACTCCCTCTCATTTCGGAAGATTCCCCTTGGCCTCGGGCAGCAGcttttcttccaacccaagatATACTTCAACATCTTTCAACTTCTCGTCTTCTTTAGACCACAATAACACATTGCAGTTGCAATCTCCTTGGAACAGCATCAGTCACACAGCCTCTGGATATTTCAATTATGGGAATTATGGGAATAGAATTAACCAAGTTGGATCAGCCCTAAACATCGGAAAGCAACCAATCTTTCAAGAACATAATAAATTGTACCAATCCCACGTACAAAATCAAAAcgcctctcctcctcctcctccccttcATCATCCTCAGATGTCAACCAACTCAATAGCCACAGCCACAAAGGCAATCACATTGAACCCGAACTTTCAATCGGCTTTGGCAGCTGCACTTACATCATTTCTAGGCAATGGGGGTACTAGCAGCACTACTGGGATCAGAGAAAACCATAAAAGTGGGACTATTGTAGAAAGTTCTTCTGGGCTGAAATTGAAGCCGAGTGAGTCGTTGACGTCGAATTCAATATCCCATCAAGCCAAAATGGAATAG